From the genome of Alphaproteobacteria bacterium, one region includes:
- a CDS encoding glutathione S-transferase N-terminal domain-containing protein — MKLRYSSASPYVRKVLAVAYETGLESRIERVPTAVWTPDTDIGKENPLGKVPSLTTDEGDVLYDSPVICEYLDSLHNGAKLFPPAGPERWKSLKLQSLADGILDAAILRRLEGTQRPVEQQSKKWMDRQAQAVERGMDSLERLVAGWGEALTIGQIAAACACGYLDFRFGHEDWRSDRAKLAAWYERFSKRPSIQATVPRD; from the coding sequence ATGAAGCTGCGATACTCTTCGGCCTCGCCATATGTCCGCAAGGTCCTCGCCGTCGCCTATGAGACGGGACTTGAAAGCAGGATCGAACGGGTGCCGACTGCCGTGTGGACGCCCGACACGGACATCGGCAAAGAGAACCCGCTCGGAAAGGTTCCCTCCCTCACGACCGACGAGGGTGACGTGCTCTACGATTCGCCGGTCATCTGCGAATATCTCGACAGTCTGCACAACGGTGCGAAGCTTTTCCCCCCCGCCGGGCCCGAACGTTGGAAATCGCTCAAGCTCCAATCGCTCGCGGACGGCATCCTCGATGCGGCGATCTTGCGTCGTCTCGAAGGGACCCAACGTCCGGTCGAGCAGCAATCCAAGAAATGGATGGACCGGCAGGCCCAGGCCGTCGAACGCGGCATGGATTCCCTCGAACGCCTGGTTGCCGGCTGGGGCGAAGCGCTCACGATCGGCCAAATCGCGGCAGCCTGCGCCTGTGGCTATCTCGATTTCCGCTTCGGTCACGAGGATTGGCGTTCCGACCGCGCCAAGCTCGCCGCCTGGTATGAGCGCTTTTCCAAGCGCCCGTCGATCCAGGCGACGGTGCCGCGGGATTGA